gataattataaattatagctTATAGAGATTTAAGCTGGATCCTGGAAAGTAGAAAGGTTTGTAGTAGAGAGCACTGGCTCCAgatctcattttcttcttatgAGGTACTCACAAGCTCTCAGTACACAAGTGACATTCATTCCCATAGGTGATGTAGTCAGAACCACAAACTGGCAGGTATGTGATGGGACAGGGGATGGCCACCACTGGATACTTCTTGTAAATGCTGCAGTCCACCTGTGTCATACACAAGCAAATGTCCTGTTTTTCTCCCAGACCACAAGCTAGGCTACTCTGTCCACTATTAGATATACTACAAGGGCTGGAAGTCCCAGCTCAGATAATCAGATGTTGCTTGGCCACTTCTGTAAGTACTAGTGTTATCACTATTACAAATACTAGCACTATtggtattctattttttttctactacACTCAGTTAACAATTGCTGGGCATTTCTGGGCTAGGCATCAAACTTAAATCTTATGTGAATTTTCTTGTTTAATCTTCAGAACAACTAGAGCAAATTCTACTATTAACTCTCTTTACAAATGTGGAAATTAAAGCTTAGAAATAGAGAGAACTTTTTGAAGATAAATGCTGGTAAGTAGTAGAGTTAGTATTTGAACCCAGAGTCTGTGCAATTTATCAAGGTACTTTTTCCCTGCCTTTTACACGTGATGCCTTTTATGAAAACATTGCCAACCTTTCAGCTGGAAGGCAATTCTCCCTCATTTAActctggaatttttaaaaaacattttaaaaatatggttgtTTATATGTATGCCATATTTCTTCAATTGCTTTCTGGAGAGCAGATACCATTTCTCCACGTGTGTTTGCTTCCTTCTCAAATCCCCCAAAACATACTGAATTTATCCTACAAATATGTTGACTAAATGACAGTCAATAGTTATTGACATTAAAATGTTATTCAACATACTTACTTTTTTTGAAGACAGACTAGCAGCTTCTGAAAAAGAGATAcagatgaaaatgttaaaaataaagtgaacttTAAATCTCATTAATTAAGTTTCATCCTATATAATGACTCTACATTTCCTTTAGCAATGAGATTCAGCACACTCTCCACCCTTATGCAAAATCCTATTTGTTTGCTGAGGAAGttgaatgaccagtgggttaGGTTAACCCTTGGTTTAGGcaagaaaattatcaaaatttcCTCTCTTTGTTGATCACAGGATGTTTTCTGAACCTCATAGTGTTTTTGATATGGCCAAAGTCAGGTAGTAATAAGAAGTATTAAAATAATCACTCCTAAGAGCCTGAAGGATCATTTCTGATATCCTTTCCTTCCCAGTTGACATAAAGAAATGCAATGGAATGTCTTTATGGGATTGGAAACActaattaatttttcaaagtgTAAAAGTCTGATTGTTGACCCTTGGCTTTTTGagacttgtgttttattttaatcccTCCAAACTGATTTGGGAAGACATCCAAGTTTTCCTGTATCTTTGCACTAAGAAATAGTATATCTAATAACACTGACAACTTCCAGTGTCCATATGAACATATGAAATGGAAGACTTATGGAGAAATTAGATGATTTTTGTTCTATGGATGCAAATAAGAATCCTTGAAAGACATTGGACTCAAGTCTCTCAAACTCCAGATGGCGCATAAGATCCTATTACAAACCAGTACACTTTAAATTCTTACAACCAGATGTTTCTGAGATGCTCACATCCCAAGAGGGATTATTTGTGAAAACAAGCTTAATGGCTATAAAGGGCATCGTCTGACCTTAACTTACCTGAGCTGCTACAGAAATAGAACACTGTGCAGAGCAGAAGGAGACCCCCAGTGATCTTCATGCTGGAAATGGCTGTGGTGCAGAAGCTGCTCTGAGGTTTTCACTACAGCTGCATCGACCATATCCCAGGAAAGGGGTcatgtttatatatatgcaaGGCTTGGTTTCTCCACCTTTCCTGTGAGGTCATCCAGAGGATCTCAAAGCACGGTGCCACACCCTGGGCTGTGTTACAGTCCTTGTTACTGAATTGCTACTTCTTATCTGACCAATGATTTGATTATTTGAGGTAAGAAGTATTTTCTATCTTTCCCAAAGGTGGGACTGGTAAGAATTCTAAACTTCATGTACTAGAAGAGACTAAATATGAGCTTCTTGGCTTAGTTATGAAATAAGTGAAAATCTCAAACCTCCTTTATTTTACAAAACTGGAATCTATTAAACCCAGATTAGACTGATTACACCTATGTTTATATCTTGGCACCTGgggaaatattgtttatttttgaggcagtgAACCAATGAAGCAAACTGGGACCGAATGGAAAGAACACTGACATTAGCATTTATGAAGTATGGAGAAAAGCACTAACATATTACTTCTGATCTTTTCTACCTGTATAATCTTGGATAAGTCATTATATGCTGTGAGCCTTTATCAATCCAGAAGGCTTGGTTATGTTGTGATAACATGTAGCCACAAGATTTctgttaattaaaacaaaactttgcTTTTTACTCAAGCTACACTTGTATGGTAGTCAGCTGATCATGCTACATTGCCTTCACTGTGGATGCCAAGTGGACAGAGTCATCACTATTTGGAATACTGTAGTCAAGGTGAAGTGAAGATGAATTCTCAAGGAGTTCTCATTTTAGCAATTAAAACTTCCAGCCCAGAGCAATACTTCTGTCACTTCCCCTCATGGTCTTGTGGCCGTCACatgctttgtgatgtatggagTGAGTGCAATCAATCTGATATGGTATAGCTGTGTCTCCaaccaaatcccatcttgaattgtagctccaataattcccatatgttgtaggagggacctggtgggagataattgaatcatggaggtagtttcccccatactgttctcatggaagtGAATAGTCTCACGAGATccgatgattttataaggggtttctccTTGCACTTGACCCTCAttctcttttgcctgctgccaggTAAGACATGCcattcactttctgccatgattgtgaggcctctccagccatgtggaactgtgagcccattaaacttctttttctttacaaattacccagtcttgggtatttctttatcagcagcttgaaaacagactaatacacagtcTTACCTTGTCCTGACTTGTTCCCTGACCTGAAGGTCAGATGAAGAACTAGAATAGTTGACAAATAGCAGAGATCATCCCAGAGACTGAGTTTCATCCAAGTCCAATAGAGCCTCTTGTTAGCCACAATAGAGTTCACCtaattatatacataaaagtCTGCTCTAAAGCGTAGtgcatttaataataatattgtgattgttattattattgacaaACCAAGAGTTAATGCTATGAGTTGCTGACATTAGATTGTAAACTGAATTGTCCATGCAAAAGTGTCCAAATAGCTGCAGTTTGCCTATTGAGTTTAAGGACGTATGTATAGAAGACCTGGGGGAAGGCAGTAGACTGTCTCACTAGTTTACTGCTTGGCAGGTTTATTTTAGTGCATTCTAAAAACTAGCAACTACAAGATATATTAAGTGAATAATAAATGATATTGCACAATCTCCTAATATTTTACTCCTATACTTGTTTGGGAGTCAATGTAATCTAGTAGTTAAGAGCATGGGCATTGAGTAGATCTCATTTAGAATCTTTCTTCCAAAAAAATGTTGACTGTGTGTCTTTTAGTATTTAGGTTAACATCTGATACTTTAGAGTCTTCATCTTTATGACAGAAACAATATTTACTTCATAGGTTGTTTTGAGTGTTAAATTAGAttttacagacacacacacactctctcacacacacattatactgttgactcttgaacaacatggggtCCAGGGGTGCTGACACCACCACAGTTGAAAAATTAACATACAATTTTTGATTTCTCAACAATTTAGctattaatagcctactgttgaccttattaataacataaacagttaatgaacacatattttgtatgttacatgtattatatactgtattcctACAACAAAgtaagctagaaaaaagaaaatgttactaagaaaattgtaaggaagagaaaatatatttacattaattaagtggaaatggatcatcataaagtTTTCATCTTTGTTGTCCTCATCTTGAGTAGActaaggagaagaagaaagaggaaaggttGATCTTActgtctcaggagtggcagaggtagaagaaaatctaTGTATAAGTGAACTTGTGCGATTCAACTGTGCATATAATCTCTTATGGATGCATGTCTGTGAGGTGTCTGTGTGGTATgtttgtgtggtttgtgtgtatttgtgcatCAGGGCGCCAAGCGCATAATTAGATCTTGATATATGGTAGCTAATAATATGGAATGTGCTCTTCATAACAACTCATTAAGGAAGAAATTTTTGTTACCCTAGTTTTGCCAGTGAGTAAG
The Chlorocebus sabaeus isolate Y175 chromosome 23, mChlSab1.0.hap1, whole genome shotgun sequence DNA segment above includes these coding regions:
- the SPINK7 gene encoding serine protease inhibitor Kazal-type 7; its protein translation is MKITGGLLLLCTVFYFCSSSEAASLSSKKVDCSIYKKYPVVAIPCPITYLPVCGSDYITYGNECHLCTESL